The Brassica oleracea var. oleracea cultivar TO1000 chromosome C6, BOL, whole genome shotgun sequence genome includes a region encoding these proteins:
- the LOC106298233 gene encoding rop guanine nucleotide exchange factor 12, which translates to MVRASEQEQESYRSKLFNFKWRNNDNNAGKQSNSPVSKPGLDEAAAGSQEVEPLTIIHPNKSPLVSRPSADDAALAAAQAREKQLLADMEQMKERFSKLLLGEDNSGGGKGVCSALALSNAITNLAASVFGEQRRLEPMPADRRARWRREIDWLLSVTDYVVEFAPSQQKNKDGTTMEIMTTRQRNDLHMNIPALRKLDAMLIDCLDNFKDQSEFGYVSKDSPDSDNTKGHDEKWWIPKVKVPPDGLSEASRRFLQYQKDCVNQVLKAAMAINAQVLFEMEIPESYIDSLPKNGRASLGDQMYKNITVEFFDPDQFLNSMDMSSEHKILDLKNKIEASIIIWKRKMVQKDNKPSAPWASGVSLEKREVFEERAETILLILKHRYPGISQSSLDISKIQFSKDVGQSVLESYSRILESLAYTVLSRINDVLDADRAVSKRSTPMEPEEETLVGSMTLSDFMGWDFDQGNEDLDSKKDTSSDDKLVKEKLNVVTTKKTSYLETLGGVNSPTARH; encoded by the exons ATGGTTCGTGCATCAGAACAAGAGCAGGAAAGCTACAGGAGCAAGCTCTTCAATTTCAAATGGAGGAACAACGACAACAATGCAGGGAAACAATCCAACAGCCCCGTCTCTAAACCCGGTTTAGATGAGGCTGCTGCCGGATCTCAGGAGGTTGAACCGTTGACCATTATCCATCCTAACAAGAGCCCGTTAGTCTCAAGGCCTTCTGCGGATGATGCAGCCCTCGCTGCAGCACAGGCTAGAGAGAAACAGCTTCTCGCAG ACATGGAACAGATGAAAGAGCGCTTCTCCAAGCTGCTTCTGGGAGAGGACAATTCCGGTGGAGGCAAAGGTGTTTGCTCTGCTCTCGCTCTCTCAAACGCAATCACAAACCTTGCAGCTTCCGTGTTTGGAGAGCAACGGCGTTTGGAGCCAATGCCTGCAGATAGGAGAGCAAGATGGAGAAGAGAGATTGATTGGCTTCTCTCTGTGACCGACTACGTCGTTGAGTTTGCTCCGTCTCAGCAAAAGAACAAAGATGGGACCACTATGGAG ATAATGACCACACGCCAACGTAATGACCTCCACATGAATATCCCCGCCTTGAGGAAACTCGACGCCATGCTCATT GATTGTCTGGATAATTTCAAGGACCAAAGTGAGTTCGGCTATGTCTCAAAAGACTCACCTGACTCAGACAACACTAAGGGACATGACGAAAAATGGTGGATTCCCAAAGTAAAAGTACCTCCAGATGGTTTATCAGAAGCTTCTAGAAGGTTTTTGCAGTACCAAAAAGATTGTGTAAACCAGGTACTCAAGGCAGCCATGGCCATAAACGCACAGGTTTTGTTTGAGATGGAGATCCCAGAGAGCTACATCGACTCTCTCCCCAAG AATGGGAGGGCGAGTCTCGGGGATCAGATGTACAAAAATATAACGGTGGAGTTTTTCGACCCGGACCAGTTCCTGAACAGCATGGACATGTCATCGGAGCACAAGATCTTAGACCTGAAAAACAAAATCGAGGCATCAATCATCATATGGAAACGCAAAATGGTACAAAAGGATAACAAACCATCGGCCCCATGGGCCTCAGGCGTGAGTCTGGAGAAGCGAGAGGTTTTCGAAGAGCGAGCTGAGACCATTTTGCTCATCCTCAAGCATAGATACCCTGGGATTTCTCAGTCTTCCCTCGACATCAGCAAAATCCAATTCAGCAAG GACGTGGGGCAATCGGTGCTGGAGAGCTACTCAAGAATATTGGAGAGCTTGGCGTACACGGTACTGTCGAGAATCAATGACGTTCTAGATGCAGATCGAGCGGTGAGCAAGAGGAGCACGCCGATGGAGCCAGAGGAAGAGACACTGGTGGGAAGCATGACGTTATCAGATTTCATGGGTTGGGACTTCGATCAGGGGAACGAAGACTTGGATTCGAAGAAAGATACGTCTTCGGATGATAAGTTGGTGAAGGAGAAGCTAAATGTCGTCACCACCAAGAAGACGTCATACCTCGAAACCCTAGGTGGGGTCAATAGCCCTACGGCTCGGCATTGA
- the LOC106298235 gene encoding glyoxylate/hydroxypyruvate reductase A HPR2: MESIGVLMMCPMNSYLENELQKRYNLHRFWTCPEKSVFLETHRNSIRAIVGNASAGADAKLIDDLPKLEIISSFSVGLDKIDLGKCKEKGIRVTNTPEVLTEDVADLAIGLILALLRRLCECDRYVRSGKWKYGDFKLTTKFSGKSVGIIGLGRIGAAIAKRAQGFNCPINYYSRTEKPDVGYKYYPTVVELAQNSDILVVACALTDETRHIVNREVMDALGAKGVLINIGRGPHVDEKEMVKALTEGRLGGAGLDVFEQEPHVPEELFGLENVVLVPHVASATVETRTAMADLVLGNLEAHFAGKPLLTQVV; encoded by the exons ATGGAATCAATCGGAGTCCTCATGATGTGCCCCATGAACTCCTACCTCGAGAACGAGCTTCAGAAGCGCTATAACCTTCATCGATTCTGGACTTGTCCCGAGAAATCCGTTTTCTTAGAAACTCATCGGAACTCCATCCGCGCCATCGTCGGAAACGCTTCTGCAGGCGCTGACGCTAAGCTCATCGATGATCTCCCCAAGCTTGAGATCATCTCCAGCTTCAGCGTCGGCCTCGACAAGATCGATTTGGGGAAATGCAAGGAGAAAGGGATCCGAGTCACCAACACTCCCGAGGTTTTGACGGAAGACGTGGCGGATCTGGCGATTGGGCTTATACTGGCTCTGCTCCGACGCTTGTGTGAGTGCGATCGCTATGTGAGGAGCGGCAAGTGGAAGTACGGTGATTTCAAACTTACTACTAAG TTTAGTGGAAAGTCGGTGGGCATCATCGGTCTCGGTAGAATTGGGGCTGCCATCGCAAAGAGGGCTCAAGGCTTCAACTGCCCGATTAATTACTACTCGAGAACAGAGAAGCCTGATGTAGGCTACAAGTATTACCCAACCGTGGTTGAGCTTGCTCAAAACTCTGACATCCTCGTGGTGGCATGCGCATTGACTGACGAGACCAGACACATTGTGAACCGGGAGGTGATGGATGCGTTGGGTGCAAAGGGTGTGCTGATTAACATAGGGCGTGGGCCACATGTTGATGAGAAGGAGATGGTGAAAGCTCTAACAGAAGGGCGCCTAGGTGGGGCTGGGCTGGATGTGTTTGAACAGGAGCCGCACGTGCCCGAGGAGCTCTTTGGACTTGAAAATGTGGTTCTGGTTCCTCACGTTGCGAGTGCCACTGTGGAGACACGGACTGCAATGGCAGATCTTGTGCTGGGTAACTTGGAAGCGCACTTTGCTGGGAAACCACTTCTGACTCAGGTGGTCTGA
- the LOC106299203 gene encoding homeobox-leucine zipper protein GLABRA 2, translated as MSMAVEMSSKQPTKDFFSSPALSLSLAGIFRNASSGSTNPEEDFLGRRVADDEDRTVEMSSENSGPTRSRSEDNLEGEEDQEEEDGAGNKGNKRKRKKYHRHTTDQIRHMEALFKETPHPDEKQRQQLSKQLGLAPRQVKFWFQNRRTQIKAIQERHENSLLKAELEKLREENKTMRESFSKANSSSCPNCGGGGGGSPDDLHLENTKLKAELDKLRAALGRTPYPLQASCSDDQHRRVGSLELYTGVFALEKSRIVEIANRATLEVLKMATSGEPLWLRSLETGREILNYDEYLKEFPQAQASSFHGRKTIEASRDVGIVFMDAHKLAQSFMDVEQWKEMFACLISKAVTVDVIRQGEGPSRIDGAIQLMFGEMQLLTPVVPTREVYFVRSCRQLSPEKWVIVDVSVSVEEDNNSTEKEGSLLRCRKRPSGCIIEDTSNGHSKVTWVEHLDLSASTVQPLFRSFVNTGLAFGARHWVATLQLHCERLVFFMATNVPTKDSLGVTTLAGRKSVLKMAQRMTQSFYRAIAASSYHQWNKITTKTGQDMRVSSRKNLHDPGEPTGVIVCASSSLWLPVSPTLLFDFFRDETRRHEWDALSNGAHVQSIVSLSKGQDRGNSVSIQTVKSREKSTWVLQDSCTNSYESVVVYAPVDINTTQLVIAGHDPSNIQILPCGFSIIPDGVESRQLVISSAQEDKNTQGGSLLTLALQTLVNQSPAAKLNMESVESVTNLVSVTLHNIKRSLQIEDC; from the exons ATGTCAATGGCCGTCGAGATGTCATCGAAACAACCCACCAAAGACTTCTTCTCCTCTCCAGCCCTCTCCCTCTCTCTC GCTGGGATATTTCGGAATGCATCCTCCGGCAGCACGAACCCTGAGGAGGACTTTCTGGGCAGAAGAGTAGCTGACGATGAGGATCGGACGGTGGAGATGAGCAGCGAGAACTCGGGACCCACGAGATCCAGATCAGAGGACAATTTGGAGGGTGAGGAGGATCAAGAGGAAGAGGATGGTGCAGGAAACAAGGGAAACAAGAGGAAGAGGAAGAAGTATCATCGCCACACCACCGATCAGATTAGACACATGGAAGC GCTGTTCAAAGAAACACCTCATCCGGACGAGAAGCAAAGACAGCAGCTGAGCAAGCAATTAGGTCTTGCCCCTCGCCAGGTCAAGTTCTGGTTCCAAAACCGCCGCACCCAGATCAAG GCTATTCAAGAACGGCATGAAAACTCATTGTTGAAAGCGGAGTTAGAGAAGCTGAGAGAGGAAAACAAAACGATGAGAGAGTCATTTTCCAAGGCTAATTCCTCCTCGTGCCCCAACTGCGGAGGAGGAGGAGGAGGAAGCCCCGATGATCTCCACCTTGAAAACACCAAACTAAAAGCCGAGCTCGACAAGCTTCGTGCGGCTCTCGGACGGACTCCCTATCCCCTTCAGGCCTCATGCTCCGATGATCAACATCGGCGTGTTGGCTCCCTAGAACTCTACACGGGGGTCTTTGCCCTCGAGAAGTCCCGCATTGTGGAGATTGCCAACCGAGCCACCCTCGAAGTTCTAAAGATGGCCACATCCGGCGAACCTCTATGGCTCCGAAGCCTTGAGACTGGCCGTGAGATTCTCAACTACGATGAGTATCTCAAGGAGTTTCCTCAAGCTCAGGCCTCTTCATTTCATGGGAGGAAAACCATTGAAGCATCTCGAGATGTGGGGATCGTGTTTATGGACGCACATAAACTTGCCCAAAGTTTCATGGACGTG GAGCAATGGAAAGAGATGTTTGCATGTTTGATCTCAAAGGCGGTGACGGTTGATGTAATACGACAGGGTGAAGGGCCTTCAAGGATCGACGGTGCCATTCAGTTG ATGTTTGGGGAGATGCAGCTGCTCACTCCAGTTGTCCCCACAAGAGAAGTCTACTTTGTGAGAAGTTGCCGGCAGCTGAGTCCCGAGAAATGGGTCATCGTGGATGTATCTGTTTCTGTGGAGGAGGACAACAACAGTACAGAGAAGGAGGGTTCACTGCTGAGATGTCGGAAGCGCCCTTCAGGGTGCATTATAGAGGACACCTCCAACGGCCATTCCAAGGTCACCTGGGTGGAGCACCTTGACTTGTCTGCTTCCACGGTTCAGCCTCTCTTCCGCTCCTTTGTCAACACCGGTTTGGCCTTTGGTGCTCGTCATTGGGTTGCCACCCTTCAGCTCCACTGCGAACGACTTGTCTTCTTCATGGCTACCAACGTCCCCACCAAGGACTCTCTCG GAGTTACAACGCTGGCCGGGAGAAAGAGCGTACTCAAGATGGCGCAGAGGATGACACAAAGCTTCTACCGCGCCATTGCTGCTTCTAGCTACCATCAGTGGAACAAGATCACCACCAAAACTGGACAAGACATGAGGGTTTCATCCAGAAAAAACCTCCATGATCCTGGCGAGCCTACCGGAGTCATAGTTTGCGCTTCTTCCTCCCTCTGGTTACCTGTTTCTCCTACTCTTCTCTTTGATTTCTTTAGAGATGAAACTCGTCGCCATGAG TGGGATGCTTTGTCAAACGGAGCTCATGTTCAGTCTATTGTAAGCTTATCCAAGGGACAAGACAGGGGCAACTCAGTGTCTATCCAG ACAGTGAAATCGAGAGAAAAGAGCACATGGGTGCTGCAGGACAGCTGCACAAACTCATATGAGTCGGTGGTTGTATACGCTCCTGTAGATATCAACACGACACAGCTCGTGATTGCCGGACATGATCCAAGCAACATCCAAATCCTCCCTTGTGGATTCTCAATCATACCTGATGGAGTAGAATCACGACAACTGGTCATCTCGTCCGCACAAGAGGACAAAAACACACAAGGAGGGTCTCTGCTCACACTGGCCCTCCAAACGCTCGTCAACCAATCTCCTGCAGCAAAGCTGAATATGGAGTCTGTGGAATCCGTTACAAACCTCGTCTCTGTCACGCTCCACAACATTAAGAGAAGCCTACAAATCGAAGATTGTTGA